In Citrus sinensis cultivar Valencia sweet orange chromosome 4, DVS_A1.0, whole genome shotgun sequence, one DNA window encodes the following:
- the LOC102613787 gene encoding uncharacterized protein LOC102613787: protein MNCIVEMGAAMKYTCILVFLVILGCAGFNGVIGAGECGKSSPDREAFKLAPCAMAAQDPNADVSSQCCMQVQKLGQNPSCLCAVMLSNVAKSSGIKPDVAITIPKRCNLADRPVGYKCGAYTLP from the exons ATGAATTGCATTGTAGAAATGGGAGCTGCAATGAAATACACTTGCATTCTAGTGTTTCTAGTGATTCTGGGCTGTGCTGGGTTCAATGGAGTTATTGGTGCTGGTGAATGTGGAAAATCTTCCCCTGATAGAGAAGCTTTCAAACTGGCTCCTTGTGCAATGGCGGCACAAGATCCTAATGCTGATGTTTCCAGCCAGTGCTGCATGCAGGTACAGAAACTTGGCCAGAATCCAAGCTGCCTCTGTGCTGTTATGCTGTCTAATGTTGCTAAGAGCTCTGGTATCAAGCCTGATGTTGCAATAACCATCCCCAAGCGCTGCAACCTTGCTGATCGCCCGGTTGGTTACAAGTGTGGAG CTTACACATTGCCTTGA
- the LOC102613493 gene encoding uncharacterized protein LOC102613493 isoform X1, with translation MTTSIHITALDGIVNVNSLFTLAVFLGLTWNPRDPSNSLISDAACNPDPHIAEDMIAFHVYSFSSFLFSSLIALSLKQAIRLSKSNNSDLPHFLGLVNKGLVRVGMLVSGLGSVSGCVFLMLALIDVVQIKLGTLSCDTGSGHSLAAVVPLVILVPAALLIYISLVLYAFFTS, from the coding sequence ATGACAACGAGCATTCACATCACGGCACTCGACGGCATCGTGAACGTGAACTCACTCTTCACACTCGCCGTCTTTCTGGGCCTAACTTGGAACCCTAGAGACCCCAGCAACTCCCTCATCTCGGACGCCGCCTGCAACCCGGACCCACACATAGCTGAGGACATGATCGCCTTCCACGTGTACTCCTTCAGCTCCTTCTTGTTCTCCAGCCTCATCGCTTTAAGCCTCAAGCAAGCCATTCGCCTCTCCAAGTCCAACAACTCGGACTTACCCCATTTTCTGGGTTTGGTCAACAAAGGTCTTGTTCGGGTCGGGATGTTGGTTTCGGGTCTCGGCTCGGTCTCCGGGTGCGTGTTTCTGATGTTGGCTTTGATTGATGTTGTGCAAATTAAGCTTGGGACTTTGTCCTGTGACACTGGGAGTGGCCACAGCCTCGCTGCTGTTGTGCCTTTAGTCATCCTGGTCCCTGCTGCtcttttgatttatatttctcTTGTTTTGTATGCTTTTTTCACAAGCTAG
- the LOC102613199 gene encoding uncharacterized protein LOC102613199 has product MENKRQESASSSSSPINFDHLFGPKDSSSSATTGGFGSIFSPPTAVQGRGSSHSGSIIGSLRKQGESSKGGESNIFNSKDKSSIYQSESAEPCYFSSSIYYGGQENYSPRTKATTESHHHVVKKDGDEDDPNGNNSNSASRGNWWQGSLYY; this is encoded by the exons ATGGAAAACAAAAGGCAAGAGagtgcttcttcttcttcttcacccATCAATTTTGATCATCTTTTTGGCCCCAAGGACTCCTCTTCATCTGCCACAACTGGAGGTTTTGGCTCCATTTTCTCACCACCAACAGCg gtgcAAGGGAGAGGCTCGAGCCACAGTGGATCAATAATAGGGTCACTGAGAAAGCAAGGTGAAAGCAGCAAAGGTGGTGAGAGCAATATCTTTAATAGCAAAGACAAGAGTTCAATTTATCAGAGTGAAAGCGCAGAGCCTTGCTATTTTAGCTCATCAATCTACTATGGCGGCCAAGAAAATTACTCTCCGAGAACCAAAGCCACTACTGAATCTCATCATCATGTT GTTAAGAAAGATGGGGATGAGGATGATCCAAACGGAAACAATTCTAACAGTGCTTCGAGAGGGAATTGGTGGCAGG GTTCGCTCTATTACTGA
- the LOC102613493 gene encoding uncharacterized protein LOC102613493 isoform X2 — MTTSIHITALDGIVNVNSLFTLAVFLGLTWNPRDPSNSLISDAACNPDPHIAEDMIAFHVYSFSSFLFSSLIALSLKQAIRLSKSNNSDLPHFLGLVNKGLVRVGMLVSGLGSVSGMCGIEAIRLPDKSLCLCNTMNQ, encoded by the exons ATGACAACGAGCATTCACATCACGGCACTCGACGGCATCGTGAACGTGAACTCACTCTTCACACTCGCCGTCTTTCTGGGCCTAACTTGGAACCCTAGAGACCCCAGCAACTCCCTCATCTCGGACGCCGCCTGCAACCCGGACCCACACATAGCTGAGGACATGATCGCCTTCCACGTGTACTCCTTCAGCTCCTTCTTGTTCTCCAGCCTCATCGCTTTAAGCCTCAAGCAAGCCATTCGCCTCTCCAAGTCCAACAACTCGGACTTACCCCATTTTCTGGGTTTGGTCAACAAAGGTCTTGTTCGGGTCGGGATGTTGGTTTCGGGTCTCGGCTCGGTCTCCGG TATGTGTGGAATTGAAGCGATAAGGCTGCCAGACAAGAGTTTGTGTTTGTGCAACACTATGAATCAATAG